One segment of Deinococcus multiflagellatus DNA contains the following:
- a CDS encoding response regulator, with protein sequence MTPPAAGQVRVLLVEDDLRVARVNRDLLERDPEVHVVGSAATCAQGDALAQALHPDLILLDVHLPDGSGLGLLRHWRTQGRTTDVALITAADDEASVRLALAHGAFDYLIKPFTGARLAELIARHRARRLPGSAGAARLDQGRLDRLLGLNQAAPGPLPRGIDPHTLDRVAQALGTSPRAVTAEEVGELVGLSRVTAWRYLEHLVRSGQAVLDHQYGQAGRPVKLYRAAVEQGNGD encoded by the coding sequence GTGACGCCCCCGGCGGCCGGGCAGGTGCGGGTGCTGCTGGTCGAGGACGACCTGCGGGTGGCCCGCGTGAACCGCGACCTGCTGGAGCGCGACCCCGAGGTACATGTGGTGGGCAGCGCGGCCACCTGCGCCCAGGGCGACGCGCTGGCCCAGGCCCTGCACCCGGACCTGATTCTGCTGGACGTGCACCTGCCCGACGGCAGTGGTCTGGGGTTGCTGCGCCACTGGCGCACACAGGGCCGCACCACCGACGTGGCCCTGATCACGGCGGCCGACGACGAAGCCAGCGTGCGCCTGGCGCTGGCCCACGGGGCGTTCGATTACCTGATCAAGCCCTTTACGGGCGCCCGGCTGGCCGAACTGATCGCCCGGCACCGCGCCCGCCGCCTGCCCGGTTCGGCCGGGGCCGCGCGGCTGGACCAGGGCCGCCTGGACCGGCTGCTGGGCCTGAACCAGGCGGCCCCCGGACCGCTGCCGCGCGGCATTGACCCCCACACCCTGGACCGCGTGGCCCAGGCCCTGGGCACCAGCCCCCGCGCCGTGACCGCCGAGGAAGTGGGCGAACTGGTGGGCCTCAGCCGGGTCACGGCGTGGCGCTATCTGGAACATCTGGTGCGCAGCGGTCAGGCGGTGTTGGACCACCAGTACGGGCAGGCCGGGCGCCCGGTGAAGCTCTACCGCGCGGCTGTAGAGCAGGGGAATGGCGACTGA
- the sodA gene encoding superoxide dismutase, with amino-acid sequence MAYELPKLPYAYDALEPHIDARTMEIHHTKHHQTYVDNANKALEGSELASLPVEDLIQKLDQVPSDKKNALRNNAGGHANHSLFWQVMGPQGAGQPSGELMDAITAAFGSYDAFKEKFEDAAKTRFGSGWAWLVVQNGQLAVVSTANQDNPLMGEAVAGVSGTPILGVDVWEHAYYLNYQNKRPDYLKAFWNVVNWDEVARRYAAAK; translated from the coding sequence ATGGCCTACGAACTGCCCAAGCTGCCCTACGCCTACGACGCCCTGGAACCCCACATTGACGCCCGCACCATGGAGATTCACCACACCAAGCACCACCAGACCTACGTGGACAACGCGAACAAGGCGCTGGAAGGCTCTGAGCTGGCCAGCCTGCCCGTCGAAGACCTGATCCAGAAGCTTGATCAGGTGCCCAGCGACAAAAAGAACGCCCTGCGCAACAACGCGGGCGGCCACGCCAACCACAGCCTGTTCTGGCAGGTCATGGGCCCCCAGGGTGCCGGGCAGCCGAGCGGCGAACTGATGGACGCCATCACGGCTGCTTTCGGGTCCTACGACGCCTTCAAGGAAAAGTTTGAAGACGCCGCCAAGACCCGCTTTGGCTCCGGCTGGGCGTGGCTGGTCGTGCAGAACGGGCAGCTGGCCGTGGTGAGCACCGCCAACCAGGACAACCCCCTGATGGGCGAGGCCGTGGCCGGCGTGAGCGGCACCCCCATTCTGGGCGTGGACGTGTGGGAACACGCCTACTACCTGAACTACCAGAACAAGCGCCCGGACTACCTGAAGGCCTTCTGGAACGTGGTGAACTGGGACGAAGTGGCGCGCCGGTACGCCGCGGCGAAGTAA
- a CDS encoding tripartite tricarboxylate transporter TctB family protein has protein sequence MTDPSVAPAHRPRPSVPDLLVALGVLLLGGLLLAGTLQIPFGISAVVGPRAFPLIVSAGTLLLGLALLVSALQGHRAEPAVEEDTDPTQPADLRPAALILGGFLLGAALLQPLGFVLGTALMYTSVGYAYGERRLFLLTGVALAVALITYLAFTRGLGLSLPAGLLNGVL, from the coding sequence ATGACTGATCCTTCCGTTGCCCCCGCCCACCGCCCACGCCCCAGTGTTCCCGACCTGCTGGTGGCGCTGGGCGTGCTGCTGCTGGGCGGCCTGCTCCTGGCGGGCACCCTGCAGATTCCGTTTGGCATCAGCGCCGTGGTGGGCCCGCGCGCCTTTCCCCTGATCGTGTCGGCCGGCACGCTGCTGCTGGGGCTGGCGCTGCTGGTCTCGGCCCTGCAGGGCCACCGCGCCGAACCGGCCGTTGAAGAAGACACCGACCCCACCCAACCCGCCGACCTGCGCCCCGCCGCCCTGATTCTGGGGGGTTTTTTGCTGGGCGCGGCGCTGCTGCAGCCCCTGGGCTTTGTGCTGGGCACGGCCCTGATGTACACCAGCGTGGGCTACGCCTACGGTGAGCGCCGCCTCTTCCTGTTAACCGGCGTGGCGCTGGCCGTGGCCCTGATCACCTACCTCGCCTTTACCCGTGGCCTGGGCCTGAGCCTGCCTGCTGGCCTGCTGAACGGGGTGCTGTGA
- a CDS encoding tripartite tricarboxylate transporter permease yields MEALSSLLTGFETALTPLNLLWALVGVTLGTLVGVLPGIGPALTVALLLPVTAKLPPVSAFIMFAGIYYGGMFGGSTTSILLNTPGESSSIITALEGNKMARKGRAAAALATAAIGSFVAGTIGTVLLTFAAPAIAEVAVQIPPSAKFALMLLAFVTISATFGGSPLRGLVSLFFGLAIGLVGTDLQSGQARFTLGVPELLDGIDFVTVVIGLFAVGETLYVASRLRQGGANVIKLAGNARMNREDWRRSWKPWLRGTALGFPFGAVPAGGAEIPTFLSYTLERKLSNHPEEFGKGAIEGVAGPEAANNASAAGVLVPLLTLGLPTSATAAMLLAAFQGYGLQPGPLLFVTNGDLVWGLIASLYIGNVMLLALNLPLAPVWARLLLIPRPFLYAAILVFSTVGVYSLNNSVFDLYLLALFGLIGYGMRRFDFPVTPAIIGVILGPAAESQFRTAVQASSGDFTVFLRQPLSAFLLVAVLAALVVPQVLKWRARRRKA; encoded by the coding sequence ATGGAGGCCCTGTCGTCGCTGCTGACCGGCTTTGAAACGGCCCTGACGCCCCTGAACCTGCTGTGGGCCCTGGTGGGCGTCACGCTGGGCACCCTGGTGGGCGTGCTGCCCGGGATTGGGCCGGCCCTGACGGTGGCGCTGCTGCTGCCCGTGACCGCCAAGCTGCCGCCCGTCAGCGCGTTCATCATGTTTGCCGGGATTTACTACGGCGGGATGTTCGGGGGCAGCACCACCAGCATTCTGCTGAACACCCCGGGCGAAAGCAGTTCCATCATCACCGCGCTGGAAGGCAACAAGATGGCCCGGAAGGGCCGCGCCGCCGCCGCGCTGGCCACCGCCGCCATCGGGTCCTTTGTGGCCGGCACCATCGGCACGGTGCTGCTCACCTTCGCGGCCCCCGCCATTGCCGAGGTGGCGGTGCAGATTCCCCCCAGCGCCAAATTTGCGCTGATGCTGCTGGCCTTTGTCACCATCAGCGCCACCTTTGGGGGCTCGCCCCTGCGCGGGCTGGTCAGCCTGTTTTTCGGGCTGGCAATTGGCCTCGTGGGCACCGACCTGCAAAGTGGACAGGCCCGCTTCACCCTGGGCGTCCCGGAGCTGCTGGACGGCATTGATTTCGTGACGGTGGTGATCGGCCTGTTTGCCGTGGGCGAGACGCTGTACGTGGCCAGCCGCCTGCGTCAGGGCGGGGCTAACGTGATCAAACTGGCCGGCAACGCCCGCATGAACCGTGAGGACTGGCGCCGGTCGTGGAAACCCTGGCTGCGCGGCACGGCCCTGGGCTTTCCCTTTGGGGCGGTGCCCGCTGGCGGCGCCGAGATTCCCACTTTTTTGTCCTACACCCTGGAACGCAAGCTCAGCAACCACCCCGAGGAATTTGGCAAGGGCGCCATTGAGGGGGTTGCCGGCCCCGAAGCCGCCAACAACGCCTCGGCGGCGGGCGTGCTGGTACCGCTGCTGACCCTGGGCCTGCCCACCAGCGCCACGGCCGCCATGCTGCTGGCCGCTTTTCAGGGCTACGGCCTGCAGCCGGGGCCGCTGCTGTTCGTCACCAACGGCGACCTCGTGTGGGGGCTGATTGCCAGCCTGTACATCGGCAACGTGATGCTGCTGGCCCTGAACCTGCCGCTGGCGCCGGTCTGGGCGCGGCTGCTGCTCATTCCCCGGCCCTTTCTGTACGCCGCGATTCTGGTGTTTTCCACGGTGGGCGTGTACTCGCTGAACAACTCGGTGTTTGACCTGTACCTGCTGGCCCTGTTTGGCCTGATCGGCTACGGCATGCGCCGCTTCGATTTTCCGGTCACGCCCGCCATCATCGGCGTGATTCTGGGGCCCGCCGCCGAAAGCCAGTTCCGCACGGCAGTGCAGGCCAGCAGCGGCGATTTCACCGTCTTCCTGCGCCAGCCGCTCTCGGCCTTCCTGCTGGTGGCGGTGCTGGCCGCGCTGGTGGTGCCGCAGGTGCTGAAATGGCGCGCCCGGCGCCGCAAAGCCTAA
- a CDS encoding chloride channel protein, whose amino-acid sequence MRSPLPRAVLNRLETGRLVVLSVLLGALVGGLSIVLRLTLDLLLGLGRRLTDFSPPGTTGEGGLMMAFGTAQPWGLLALPLIGAACAWLIPSSHGDPLTQLVGGYHARGQWPPLIAQLRTLGGTLLGYGSGLMVGRDSAFTMTGQLGARLMQRVTRLDGVELRTLTLAGGAAALGAVLHAPLAAAVLVAEVLYRRFEFEFEVVMPCVLAAVAGTAVYGLAFGFTPLLSMPDVQVPAAPQLPAFLLVALVATAMGWLSLLACQVLPERWTADGPLRLVVGAVFGGLTAAIAAFSTPAVLGDGSGWLQLGAAGFLGPEAAGQGAWRWLLLAIGARIALGGGVLPSVAVGGLIGTGMGSLLGIDTAVACMVGAVAFLTVTLNVPLAAGLLAVTWGGETLLPLALVASGLAHTLSGTSGLVPTQLGARRDSPVHAGGPAWLPDTVRLRPRRVPVAAPSAPVPYDAPESTLQEADLLPPPSSERELYRRAVPPSWHGARMQVVSLPPGVEIVGVVRDGTVRLPRPQLRLTPNDELVFLARPDAYAALEGILRLPGS is encoded by the coding sequence ATGCGTTCTCCGTTGCCCCGCGCTGTGCTCAACCGCCTCGAAACCGGGCGGCTGGTGGTGCTCAGCGTGCTGCTGGGCGCCCTGGTGGGGGGCCTGAGCATCGTCTTGCGCCTGACGCTGGACCTGCTGCTGGGGCTGGGCCGCCGCCTCACCGATTTCTCGCCGCCCGGCACCACCGGCGAGGGCGGCCTGATGATGGCCTTTGGCACCGCCCAGCCCTGGGGACTGCTGGCCCTGCCCCTGATCGGCGCGGCGTGCGCGTGGCTGATTCCGTCCAGCCACGGCGATCCCCTCACGCAACTGGTGGGGGGCTACCACGCCCGGGGCCAGTGGCCGCCCCTGATCGCGCAGCTGCGTACACTGGGCGGCACCCTGCTGGGCTACGGATCGGGGCTGATGGTGGGCCGCGACTCGGCCTTTACCATGACCGGGCAACTGGGCGCCCGCCTGATGCAGCGCGTGACCCGACTGGACGGCGTGGAACTGCGCACCCTGACCCTGGCCGGCGGGGCCGCCGCGCTGGGCGCCGTGCTGCACGCGCCCCTGGCGGCGGCAGTGCTGGTGGCCGAGGTGCTCTACCGCCGCTTTGAATTCGAGTTCGAGGTGGTCATGCCCTGCGTGCTGGCGGCGGTGGCGGGCACGGCGGTCTACGGACTGGCCTTTGGCTTTACGCCGCTGCTGAGCATGCCCGACGTACAGGTGCCGGCCGCGCCGCAGCTCCCCGCCTTTTTACTGGTGGCGCTGGTGGCCACCGCGATGGGCTGGCTGTCGCTGCTGGCCTGTCAGGTGCTGCCGGAACGCTGGACCGCTGACGGCCCGCTGCGGCTGGTGGTGGGCGCGGTGTTCGGGGGCTTGACCGCCGCCATTGCCGCTTTCAGCACCCCCGCCGTGCTGGGCGACGGCAGCGGCTGGCTGCAGCTGGGCGCCGCCGGTTTCCTGGGCCCGGAGGCCGCTGGACAGGGCGCGTGGCGCTGGCTGCTGCTCGCCATTGGCGCGCGCATTGCGCTGGGCGGGGGTGTGCTGCCCTCGGTGGCGGTCGGCGGTCTGATCGGCACCGGCATGGGCAGCCTGCTGGGCATTGACACCGCCGTGGCCTGCATGGTGGGCGCGGTGGCCTTTTTGACCGTCACGCTGAACGTGCCGCTGGCGGCGGGCCTGCTGGCCGTGACCTGGGGCGGCGAAACGCTGCTGCCCCTGGCGCTGGTGGCCAGTGGGCTGGCCCACACCCTCAGCGGCACCAGTGGGCTGGTGCCCACGCAGCTGGGCGCCCGGCGCGACAGCCCGGTCCATGCCGGGGGCCCGGCGTGGCTGCCCGATACCGTGCGCCTGCGCCCCCGCCGCGTGCCAGTGGCGGCCCCCAGCGCGCCCGTTCCCTACGACGCCCCCGAAAGCACCCTGCAGGAAGCCGACCTGCTGCCCCCGCCGTCCAGCGAACGCGAACTGTACCGCCGCGCGGTGCCCCCCAGCTGGCACGGCGCCCGCATGCAGGTGGTCAGCCTGCCCCCCGGGGTGGAAATTGTGGGCGTGGTGCGCGACGGCACCGTGCGCCTGCCGCGCCCCCAGCTGCGCCTGACCCCCAACGACGAGCTGGTGTTCCTGGCCCGCCCCGATGCCTACGCCGCGCTGGAAGGCATCCTGCGTTTGCCTGGGTCGTGA
- a CDS encoding Bug family tripartite tricarboxylate transporter substrate binding protein, protein MTFKPAPFKPAALVLSALLLTTSVSAQGLSGLRIMAPASPGGGWDQTSRAIQSVLQGEGIARGVQVFNVPGAGGTIGLAQLYNSKGDGNLLMTMGLVMVGAIQTNSSKVDLSRVTPIARLTGEYEVIVVPASSPHKTLDDLAAAWKANPSLAFAGGSAGGTDHMLVGLFAKAAGVDPRKMNYVPFSGGGETLAALLGNQVAAGVAGYGEFEAQIKAGKLRALGLSAPKAQAGIPVPTMKSQGYNVELANWRGIVAPPGLSGSEKATLVAAMDKLHASKAWKDTLKARNWTDLYMSGSKFDVFLKLEANRTREILKDIGLVK, encoded by the coding sequence ATGACCTTCAAGCCTGCACCATTCAAACCTGCTGCCCTTGTGCTGTCGGCCCTGCTGCTGACCACTTCTGTTTCCGCCCAGGGCCTCAGCGGCCTGCGCATCATGGCGCCCGCCAGCCCGGGGGGCGGCTGGGACCAGACCAGCCGCGCCATTCAGAGCGTGCTGCAGGGCGAGGGCATTGCCCGGGGCGTGCAGGTGTTCAACGTGCCCGGCGCGGGCGGCACCATTGGGCTGGCGCAGCTGTACAACAGCAAGGGCGACGGCAACCTCCTGATGACCATGGGGCTCGTGATGGTGGGCGCCATTCAGACCAACAGCTCCAAGGTGGACCTCAGCCGCGTGACCCCCATTGCCCGCCTGACCGGCGAGTACGAGGTGATCGTGGTGCCCGCCAGCAGCCCCCACAAGACGCTGGACGACCTGGCCGCCGCCTGGAAGGCCAACCCCAGCCTCGCCTTTGCGGGCGGCAGCGCGGGCGGCACCGACCACATGCTGGTGGGCCTGTTTGCCAAGGCGGCGGGCGTGGACCCCAGAAAGATGAACTACGTGCCCTTCAGCGGCGGTGGCGAAACGCTGGCGGCCCTGCTGGGCAATCAGGTGGCCGCGGGCGTGGCGGGCTACGGCGAATTCGAGGCGCAGATCAAGGCCGGCAAGCTGCGCGCCCTGGGTCTCAGTGCGCCCAAGGCCCAGGCCGGGATTCCGGTGCCCACCATGAAGTCCCAGGGCTACAACGTGGAACTGGCCAACTGGCGCGGCATCGTGGCGCCCCCGGGCCTCAGCGGCAGCGAAAAGGCGACGCTGGTGGCGGCCATGGACAAACTGCACGCCAGCAAGGCGTGGAAAGACACCCTGAAAGCCCGCAACTGGACGGACCTGTACATGAGCGGCAGCAAGTTCGACGTGTTCCTGAAACTGGAAGCCAACCGCACCCGCGAGATTCTGAAGGACATTGGGCTGGTGAAATAA
- a CDS encoding ATP-binding protein — MPRSSRRPNLQGRLVRLHLLVLCGMTVLLVLVQTAQLYREARERLGERALTASRLVAQLPLVVQGAQAGTQNPALNVQVNRLREQAEADFIVVGNRAGIRLAHPLPERLGRPMEGGDNAAPLSGQEVVSVARGSLGLSVRGKVPVWRGGVPGSQVVGVVSTGYLMPQVWHLVQGALVSLLPWFVLALALGSAGAVWAARRLRAEILNLEPEQIAALAQQQRAVLAALREGVLAVNAAGEVTLSSARAVALLEGGAAPAPLATLWPELAALTAPHPPARVQNLEVPLRGQPVLVNLEPLEGGGFVAGFRDRAEALALAEELTHARGFVDVLRAQTHEYQNRLHVLSGLLQLGRSEEALRVLNAEIHADAQFRQLLRDVQVPRLVALLAGKRERAQELGIEFRVAEGSALSPVWERHADTLVSAVGNLTENAFEALAGAPGQVTVLIGEDPDGMQIEVEDTGPGVPAALSEALYTQGTSSKGEGRGYGLHGVLTRVAALGGQLRHTRRGARTVFQLSLPAPHLPAPRPVVHGGPP, encoded by the coding sequence ATGCCCCGCTCTTCCCGCCGCCCGAACCTGCAGGGCCGCCTGGTGCGCCTGCACCTGCTGGTGCTGTGCGGCATGACGGTGCTGCTGGTGCTGGTGCAGACCGCGCAGCTGTACCGCGAGGCCCGCGAGCGCCTGGGCGAGCGCGCCCTGACCGCCAGCCGGCTGGTGGCGCAGCTGCCGCTGGTGGTGCAGGGCGCCCAGGCCGGCACCCAGAACCCGGCCCTGAACGTGCAGGTCAACCGCCTGCGCGAACAGGCCGAGGCCGATTTCATCGTGGTGGGCAACCGCGCGGGGATTCGGCTGGCGCACCCGCTGCCAGAGCGCCTGGGCCGCCCCATGGAGGGGGGCGACAACGCCGCGCCGCTGTCCGGGCAGGAGGTGGTGAGCGTGGCGCGCGGCAGTCTGGGCCTCAGTGTGCGCGGCAAGGTGCCGGTGTGGCGCGGCGGCGTGCCGGGAAGTCAGGTGGTGGGCGTGGTGAGCACCGGCTACCTGATGCCGCAGGTGTGGCACCTGGTGCAGGGCGCCCTGGTGAGCCTGCTGCCCTGGTTCGTGCTGGCGCTGGCGCTGGGCAGTGCGGGGGCGGTGTGGGCCGCGCGGCGCCTGCGCGCCGAGATTCTGAACCTGGAACCCGAACAGATTGCCGCGCTGGCCCAGCAGCAGCGCGCGGTGCTGGCCGCCCTGCGTGAAGGCGTGCTGGCCGTGAACGCGGCCGGAGAGGTGACCCTGAGCAGCGCCCGCGCCGTGGCCCTGCTGGAGGGCGGCGCGGCCCCGGCGCCCCTGGCGACCCTGTGGCCGGAACTGGCGGCCCTGACCGCCCCTCACCCCCCGGCGCGCGTGCAGAACCTGGAGGTGCCCCTGCGCGGCCAGCCCGTGCTGGTGAACCTGGAACCGCTGGAGGGCGGCGGTTTTGTGGCGGGCTTCCGTGACCGTGCCGAGGCCCTGGCCCTGGCCGAGGAACTCACCCACGCCCGGGGGTTTGTGGACGTGCTGCGCGCCCAGACGCACGAATACCAGAACCGCCTGCATGTGCTCTCGGGCCTGCTGCAACTGGGGCGCAGTGAAGAGGCGCTGCGGGTGCTGAACGCCGAGATTCACGCCGACGCCCAGTTCCGGCAACTGCTGCGCGACGTGCAGGTGCCCCGGCTGGTGGCCCTGCTGGCGGGCAAGCGCGAGCGGGCCCAGGAATTGGGCATTGAGTTCCGGGTGGCCGAGGGCAGCGCCCTGAGCCCCGTCTGGGAGCGCCACGCCGATACGCTGGTGAGCGCGGTGGGCAACCTTACCGAGAACGCCTTTGAGGCCCTGGCCGGCGCGCCGGGGCAGGTCACGGTGCTGATCGGGGAAGACCCGGACGGCATGCAGATTGAGGTGGAAGACACCGGCCCCGGAGTGCCGGCGGCCCTGAGCGAGGCGCTGTACACCCAGGGCACCAGCAGCAAGGGCGAGGGCCGGGGCTACGGCCTGCACGGCGTGCTGACGCGGGTGGCGGCGCTGGGCGGCCAGCTGCGCCACACCCGGCGCGGCGCCCGCACCGTGTTTCAGCTGAGCCTGCCCGCGCCGCATCTGCCCGCGCCGCGCCCGGTGGTCCACGGGGGGCCACCGTGA
- the purB gene encoding adenylosuccinate lyase, producing the protein MIDRYLTPEMKALWSEASKYRAWLRVELAAMEAQARHGEVPKEAFEALTERSKADPLDDAFAQKVAEIEAVTRHDIVAFTRALTDRYGEEARFIHHGLTSTDVVDTAQNLLLDEALGLIITDVEALREVCRTQAVAHKHTPTVGRTHGIHAEPMTFGLKFLNWMATLDRDLERLHAARKRVQVVMLSGSVGTYAHVSPRVEEEVAHGWGWQPAPVTNQTLARDRHAEVLSALAILGTTLERIAVEIRHLQRSEVREAMEPFGKGQTGSSSMPHKKNPILTENVTGFARLLRGFLATGLENVALWHERDISHSSAERVILPDATASASYATRRLTGVLRDLVVFPERMLRNLNDLGGLVYSQRVLHALIDEKGMSREAAYGLVQRNALRSWETGEGLRDLLKADPENTLTDAELNAAFDLNWYLRHVNDIYARFGL; encoded by the coding sequence GTGATTGACCGTTACCTGACCCCGGAAATGAAGGCGCTGTGGAGCGAGGCCAGCAAGTACCGCGCGTGGCTGCGCGTGGAACTGGCGGCCATGGAGGCGCAGGCCCGGCACGGCGAGGTGCCCAAAGAAGCGTTCGAGGCCCTCACCGAACGCAGCAAGGCCGACCCCCTGGACGACGCCTTTGCCCAGAAGGTGGCCGAGATTGAAGCGGTCACCCGCCACGACATCGTGGCCTTTACCCGCGCGCTGACCGACCGGTACGGCGAAGAGGCGCGCTTTATCCACCACGGCCTGACCAGCACCGATGTGGTGGATACCGCCCAGAACCTGCTGCTGGACGAGGCCCTGGGCCTGATCATCACCGATGTCGAGGCGCTGCGCGAGGTCTGCCGCACCCAGGCGGTGGCCCACAAGCACACGCCCACGGTGGGCCGCACCCACGGCATTCATGCCGAGCCCATGACCTTTGGCCTGAAGTTCCTGAACTGGATGGCCACCCTGGACCGCGACCTGGAACGGCTGCACGCCGCCCGCAAGCGCGTGCAGGTGGTGATGCTCTCGGGCTCGGTGGGCACCTACGCGCACGTCTCGCCGCGCGTGGAGGAGGAAGTGGCCCACGGCTGGGGCTGGCAGCCCGCCCCCGTGACCAACCAGACCCTGGCCCGCGACCGCCACGCCGAGGTGCTCTCCGCCCTGGCGATTCTGGGCACCACCCTGGAGCGCATTGCCGTGGAAATCCGCCACCTGCAGCGCAGCGAGGTGCGCGAGGCCATGGAGCCGTTCGGCAAGGGGCAGACCGGCAGTTCGTCCATGCCGCACAAGAAAAACCCCATCCTGACCGAGAACGTGACCGGCTTTGCGCGGCTGCTGCGCGGCTTTCTGGCCACCGGGCTGGAAAACGTGGCGCTGTGGCACGAGCGCGACATCAGCCATTCCAGCGCCGAGCGCGTGATTCTGCCCGACGCCACGGCCAGCGCCAGCTACGCCACCCGCCGCCTGACGGGCGTGCTGCGTGACCTCGTGGTGTTCCCCGAACGCATGCTGCGCAACCTGAACGACCTGGGCGGGCTGGTATACAGCCAGCGGGTGCTGCACGCCCTGATTGACGAGAAGGGCATGTCGCGCGAAGCCGCCTACGGGCTGGTGCAGCGCAACGCCCTGCGTTCCTGGGAAACCGGCGAGGGCCTGCGCGACCTGCTGAAAGCCGACCCCGAAAACACCCTCACCGACGCCGAACTGAACGCCGCGTTTGACCTGAACTGGTACCTGCGCCACGTGAACGACATCTACGCCCGCTTCGGGTTGTAA